Proteins encoded within one genomic window of Oryza brachyantha chromosome 7, ObraRS2, whole genome shotgun sequence:
- the LOC102720163 gene encoding RINT1-like protein MAG2L, translating into MSPPPRRPRPAPPASLRSFLDAHFASPEDLASAPALAELLRRECVGLEASLGRLEAQLASASASWLARSAGARSSLRRIRSRGMGIEAEDGGEEALGSAELPALVQEIHRIDAIRHYAEAALQLEAFVGNLEDATFSIVRQASKLNLSSIFRPASNEMEWKQEKLLQAVAAMRDIEQELLRISTIRPQWTNLIMAVDSRVDRTLVILRPKALTDYRALLASLGWPPSLSSPDAEKDKYSQIPNPLVLMNEANKEKYSQSFLALCALQHAQANREARQYRTTGATPSLSDSKYSDKTAHFDNGLWAIDELVQPIASRLEYHFAKWSEQPEFIFALVYKIARDFMSGVDDILQPLIDQARLVGLSAKESWVTGMVKMLLGYLERQIFPVLVTSYQTTDDKLEVHSSWMHLNDLMITFDKRMQLLADSGIQKISSISEGLSRSLSVFSIYSDHSDWLHMWAGVELNSAQHKLKSEMEDETNWSYSIKELGHQDITSNFLLSTREDYKAPPVSEFVVKTASAMIERGHALPNRILRIQYHRSSSVQFLNGFFLLLRERCEALQLTNTALEDGSLQKASFAINAARYCEYVLREWDDEIVFLEMGSHGNHDGESQEQGNKHSTQHTCSFFSDEIAFLAKLGTDYLEQIMSSILLEFEDLSWDYVQSIGLSNDQIHPVDEVLDEENLGVSPGFVASLEVLRDRTTKLMLHLNSKDFLDLWRSIAEGLDYFMYSSIRWGEIKFSDQGVIRLRVDTRSLLHIFRPFCLRPEAFFPFISDSLKLLDMRKTDAQYLLEVLKNARESDSCLRQQGLQHVNGSQAVKILGSKRSGG; encoded by the exons ATGTCGCCCCCgccccggcggccgcggccggcgccgccggcgagcctgCGCAGCTTCCTGGATGCGCACTTCGCCTCCCCCGAGGACctcgcctccgcgccggcgctcgccgagCTTCTGCGCCGCGAGTGCGTGGGGCTCGAGGCCTCCCTCGGCCGCCTCGAGGCGCAGCTCGCGTCCGCATCCGCCTCCTGGCTCGCGCGCTCCGCCGGGGctcgctcctccctccgccgtaTCCGCTCCCGAG GCATGGGAATCGAAGCGGAGGATGGTGGCGAGGAGGCACTGGGGAGCGCGgagctgccggcgctcgtGCAGGAGATCCATCGCATCGACGCCATTCGACACTACGCCG AAGCTGCTCTACAGTTGGAAGCTTTTGTTGGTAATCTAGAAGATGCAACATTTTCCATCGTTAGACAGGCCTCAAAGTTGAACCTGTCCTCAATATTTAGGCCAGCATCTAAT GAAATGGAATGGAAGCAAGAAAAGTTGCTCCAGGCTGTTGCTGCCATGAGGGATATTGAACAAGAGTTGCTACGGATTAGCACAATTAGGCCACAGTGGACCAATCTTATCATGGCTGTTGATTCTAGAGTGGACAGAACCCTAGTCATTTTGAGGCCTAAAGCACTAACTGATTACCGAGCTCTACTTGCATCGCTTGGCTGGCCACCTTCCTTGTCTTCACCAGATGCAGAGAAGGATAAGTACTCTCAAATTCCAAATCCCCTTGTCTTAATGAATGAGGCAAATAAAGAGAAGTATTCGCAAAGCTTTCTAGCACTGTGTGCTCTGCAACATGCGCAAGCCAACCGTGAAGCACGTCAATACCGAACAACAGGAGCAACTCCTAGCCTGTCAGATTCAAAATACTCTGATAAAACCGCACACTTTGATAATGGACTTTGGGCAATTGATGAGTTGGTTCAACCTATTGCCTCCAGGTTGGAATATCATTTTGCTAAATGGTCTGAACAACCAGAGTTCATTTTTGCCCTTGTTTATAAAATAGCAAGAGATTTTATGAGTGGTGTGGATGATATATTGCAGCCTTTGATTGATCAAGCGAGACTTGTGGGCTTAAGTGCAAAAGAATCTTGGGTAACTGGAATGGTGAAAATGCTTTTAGGATACCTTGAAAGGCAAATTTTCCCAGTCCTTGTCACCTCTTATCAGACTACTGATGACAAACTTGAAGTGCATTCCTCATGGATGCACTTGAATGACCTGATGATAACTTTTGATAAAAGAATGCAGTTGCTTGCAGATTCAGGGATTCAGAAGATATCATCAATTTCTGAAGGCCTGTCCAGGTCCTTGTCTGTCTTTTCCATATATAGTGACCATTCTGACTGGCTTCACATGTGGGCTGGTGTAGAGCTTAATTCTGCACAACATAAGCTCAAATCTGAGATGGAGGATGAAACAAATTGGTCATACAGTATTAAAGAGCTTGGTCACCAAGATATCACTAGTAATTTTCTTCTGTCTACAAGAGAAGATTACAAAGCACCACCAGTCTCTGAATTTGTGGTCAAAACTGCATCTGCCATGATTGAAAGAGGCCATGCTCTGCCAAATAGGATTTTAAGAATTCAGTATCACAGATCCTCTTCAGTCCAGTTCCTGAAtggtttctttcttctcttacGTGAACGATGTGAAGCCTTACAACTGACAAATACAGCGTTAGAAGATGGTTCTTTACAGAAAGCTTCTTTTGCAATCAATGCTGCTCGATATTGTGAATATGTTCTTCGGGAATGGGATGACGAAATTGTTTTCCTGGAGATGGGTTCCCACGGGAACCATGATGGTGAGAGCCAGGAACAAGGCAACAAACACAGTACCCAACATAcatgttctttcttttcagaCGAAATTGCCTTCTTAGCTAAATTGGGGACTGATTATCTGGAACAGATCATGTCTTCCATTCTACTTGAGTTTGAAGATCTATCCTGGGACTATGTCCAAAGCATTGGGTTGTCCAATGACCAGATCCATCCAGTTGATGAGGTCTTGGATGAGGAAAATCTAGGAGTATCTCCTGGATTTGTTGCCAGTCTAGAAGTTCTGAGAGACAGAACCACCAAACTGATGCTACATCTTAATTCCAAAGATTTCCTTGATCTGTGGAGGAGTATAGCAGAGGGCCTCGACTATTTCATGTACAGCAGCATACGGTGGGGTGAAATAAAATTCTCTGACCAAGGAGTTATACGGCTTAGAGTCGATACAAGATCCCTTCTCCACATTTTTAGGCCCTTCTGTTTAAGACCTGAAGCATTTTTCCCGTTCATAAGTGATTCCCTGAAATTGTTAGACATGAGAAAGACTGATGCACAATACTTGTTGGAAGTGCTTAAGAATGCCAGGGAGAGCGACAGCTGCCTGAGGCAACAAGGATTGCAGCATGTAAATGGTAGCCAAGCTGTGAAAATATTAGGAAGCAAGAGGTCTGGTGGATAA
- the LOC102720443 gene encoding probable serine/threonine-protein kinase PBL2: MGNCMGGSSKCASASNPLESMVTRNSTSTTKTDNTSRASKSSSSVFSSGQFSRASDESSAAALSSLKSFNMSDLRAATKNFGSNSFLGEGGFGCVYKGWIDELTLAPTKPGVGKMVAIKKLKKESFQGHKEWLAEVTYLGQLHHENLVKLVGYCSDSDSNKLLVYEYMLRGSLENHLFRRGTQPLSWAMRVNIAVDVARGLSFLHGLENPIIFRDLKSSNVLLAGDYRAKLSDFGLARNGPTGDKSHVSTRVVGTRGYAAPEYVATGHLSVKSDVYSFGVVLLELLTGRRALDAARGATAEMLVDWARPHLGDRRKVNRIMDTRLGGQYPKKQAQDMAALALRCLHHDPKLRPAMPDEVLPHLHLLQQNTKPSSFSSSAPEPARRSRPFQGLGS, from the exons ATGGGGAACTGCATGGGCGGCTCTTCCAAGTGCGCCAGTGCGTCGAATCCACTTGAATCAA TGGTTACGAGAAACAGCACCTCGACGACGAAGACGGACAACACCTCGAGGGCATCGAAGAGCAGCTCGTCGGTGTTCTCGTCGGGGCAGTTCTCGCGAGCCTCCGACgagtcgtcggcggcggcgctgtccTCCCTCAAGTCGTTCAACATGAGCGACCtccgcgcggccaccaagAACTTCGGCTCCAACTCGTTCCTCGGCGAGGGCGGGTTCGGGTGCGTGTACAAGGGTTGGATCGACGAGCTGACCCTCGCCCCGACCAAGCCCGGCGTCGGCAAGATGGTGGCCATCAAGAAGCTCAAGAAGGAGAGCTTCCAGGGCCACAAGGAATGGCTG GCAGAGGTTACCTACTTGGGGCAGCTGCACCATGAGAACCTGGTGAAGCTGGTCGGCTACTGCTCGGATTCCGACAGCAACAAGCTGCTGGTGTACGAGTACATGCTCAGAGGCAGTCTCGAGAACCACCTCTTCAGAA GAGGGACGCAGCCGCTGTCGTGGGCGATGCGGGTGAACATCGCGGTGGACGTGGCGAGGGGGCTGTCGTTCTTGCACGGGCTGGAGAACCCGATCATCTTCCGCGACCTCAAGTCGTCCaacgtcctcctcgccggcgactaCCGGGCGAAGCTGTCGGACTTCGGGCTGGCGCGCAACGGGCCCACCGGCGACAAGAGCCACGTGTCCACCCGCGTCGTCGGCACCCGGGGGTACGCCGCGCCGGAGTACGTCGCCacgggccacctgtcggtgaagAGCGACGTCTACAGCTTCGGCGTCGTGCTGCTGGAGCTGCTCACGGGGCGGCGGGCGCTGGACGCCGCCCGCGGCGCCACGGCGGAGATGCTCGTCGACTGGGCGAGGCCCCACCTCGGCGACCGCCGGAAGGTGAACCGCATCATGGACACGCGCCTCGGCGGGCAGTACCCCAAGAAGCAGGCGCAGGACATGGCCGCGCTCGCGCTCCGCTGCCTCCACCACGACCCCAAGCTCCGCCCCGCCATGCCCGACGAGGTCCTGCCGCATCTGCACCTACTGCAGCAGAACACCAAGCCATCATccttctcctcgtcggcgccggagccggcccGCCGATCGAGGCCATTCCAAGGGCTAGGGAGCTAG